The following are from one region of the Nostoc cf. commune SO-36 genome:
- a CDS encoding Tic20 family protein, whose product MSWRGSTTVSDRIFASLPYLLPLVEVFVFGRYLLTEFPPLQVLFLPLIPLLNIYYGVRYAGMIIFFALFLLVVRNEKISHFIRFNTMQAILLDIIIFLFGILTDVVGLVPSGGFAIQTLSTTIFIGIVGAAVYSVIQSAIGRYAEIPAVSDAVYMQVR is encoded by the coding sequence ATGTCTTGGCGTGGGTCTACAACAGTTTCAGATCGGATTTTTGCTTCCTTGCCTTATTTGCTTCCTCTCGTTGAGGTTTTTGTATTTGGTAGATACTTACTCACAGAGTTTCCACCACTACAAGTGCTGTTTCTGCCGCTTATACCATTGTTAAATATTTACTATGGCGTGCGTTATGCAGGAATGATTATTTTCTTTGCTTTATTTTTGTTAGTAGTGAGAAACGAAAAAATTAGTCACTTTATTCGTTTCAACACTATGCAAGCAATCCTTTTGGATATAATTATTTTCTTGTTTGGCATCCTGACTGATGTTGTAGGGCTAGTTCCATCTGGTGGTTTTGCAATTCAAACCCTGTCCACAACCATTTTTATTGGCATAGTAGGAGCAGCCGTATATTCAGTCATCCAGTCTGCAATCGGACGCTATGCGGAAATTCCGGCGGTTTCCGATGCCGTGTATATGCAGGTGCGTTAG
- a CDS encoding photosystem II reaction center protein L yields MVERSPNPNNQPVELNRTSLYLGLLLVFVLGILFSSYFFN; encoded by the coding sequence ATGGTAGAAAGATCGCCTAATCCCAATAATCAACCGGTTGAACTAAACCGGACTTCGCTATACCTGGGACTACTACTAGTTTTCGTTCTGGGAATTCTGTTTTCCAGTTACTTCTTTAACTAA
- a CDS encoding AI-2E family transporter — MNFSLNQLLRWLIFTLLFPLVFLNGWLVFFLVKNFQPVVTILVLATLFAFVLNYPVSIMQQGGVKRSYAVSLVFILALVIVVALGITLVPIVLEQFHEMVNVLPQWIDSSKEKLQVLNDWFFRHKLNVNLSQLLAQITEKLPNEIEFVSDKLLSIIIDTIDSISEALITVVLTFYLLLDGPRIWQGIFKKLPGNFAQKVSQSIQQNFQNFLIGQITLALLMGVSITLLFLSFQVQFGLLFGLGVGLLSLIPFGDVVSLVVITLIIASHDFWLAAKVFAVAVVIDQLIDQAIAPRLLGKFTGIRPIWVLIALLVGTNAGGVLGLLVAVPIAGFIKDAADGFNSSYAENQEPPEILTEESILP, encoded by the coding sequence ATGAATTTTTCACTGAATCAGCTACTGAGATGGTTAATTTTTACGCTGCTATTTCCTCTAGTATTTCTCAATGGTTGGCTAGTATTTTTCTTAGTTAAAAACTTTCAACCTGTTGTGACAATTCTTGTCTTAGCTACTTTATTTGCATTCGTTTTAAACTATCCCGTTTCGATTATGCAACAGGGGGGAGTTAAACGCAGCTATGCAGTATCGTTAGTTTTTATATTAGCATTGGTAATTGTTGTTGCTCTGGGTATTACTTTAGTGCCTATTGTTTTAGAGCAATTTCATGAGATGGTTAATGTCCTTCCCCAATGGATTGATTCTAGCAAAGAAAAACTTCAGGTTTTAAATGATTGGTTTTTTAGGCACAAATTAAATGTGAATTTAAGTCAGTTATTAGCACAAATTACGGAAAAATTACCGAATGAGATAGAGTTTGTTTCAGATAAGCTTTTAAGCATTATCATAGATACGATTGATAGTATTTCTGAAGCATTAATCACAGTAGTGCTGACTTTTTATCTACTGTTAGATGGGCCAAGAATTTGGCAGGGAATATTTAAAAAGTTACCTGGGAATTTTGCTCAGAAGGTAAGCCAGTCTATTCAGCAAAACTTCCAAAATTTCTTGATTGGTCAGATAACGTTAGCTTTGCTGATGGGTGTTTCAATAACATTATTGTTTTTAAGTTTCCAAGTCCAGTTTGGTTTGCTTTTTGGTTTGGGAGTTGGACTTTTGAGCTTGATTCCCTTTGGTGATGTCGTTAGTCTTGTTGTAATCACTTTAATAATAGCGTCGCACGACTTTTGGCTAGCGGCGAAGGTTTTTGCAGTAGCTGTTGTCATTGACCAGTTAATTGATCAGGCGATCGCACCACGACTTTTAGGCAAATTTACTGGCATCAGACCAATATGGGTATTGATTGCTTTGCTTGTAGGAACCAATGCTGGCGGAGTCTTAGGTTTGCTAGTTGCAGTACCCATAGCTGGTTTTATCAAAGATGCCGCAGATGGTTTTAACTCTAGTTATGCTGAGAATCAAGAACCACCAGAGATATTAACTGAAGAATCAATACTGCCATAA
- a CDS encoding photosynthesis system II assembly factor Ycf48 — protein sequence MHSFVKSWQRIAALLIVVVMCIGCSKVPSVSYNPWKVISVPTDSNLLDIAFTDNREHGYLVGSNATLLETNDGGDTWKPITLQLDEQKYRFDSVSFAGKEGWIAGEPGLVLHTTDEGASWSRIPLSEKLPGSPIAVKAVAKNTAEMATDVGAIYKTTDGGKNWKAQVESAVGVVRNLERSADGKYIAVSAKGSFYSTWEPGQDAWVPHNRNNSRRLEKHGFGDNGQLWLLARGGQVQFSDPTKPEEWQEAKFPELSTSWGLLDLAYRTPNEIWVGGGSGNLLRSGDGGKTWEKDRAVEEVAANLYKIVFLEPERGFIIGDRGVLLKYLPNPETTSSEAA from the coding sequence ATGCATTCATTTGTGAAAAGTTGGCAACGAATAGCTGCCTTGTTGATAGTAGTCGTCATGTGCATAGGTTGTAGCAAAGTGCCCTCTGTTAGTTACAACCCTTGGAAAGTCATTTCTGTGCCGACAGACTCGAATCTATTGGATATTGCTTTTACTGATAACCGTGAGCATGGATACTTAGTAGGTAGTAATGCCACCTTATTGGAAACCAATGACGGTGGTGATACGTGGAAACCAATAACACTGCAACTGGATGAGCAAAAGTATCGTTTTGACTCAGTAAGTTTTGCAGGAAAAGAAGGCTGGATTGCCGGAGAGCCTGGACTGGTGCTGCACACTACTGATGAAGGTGCTTCTTGGTCGCGTATTCCCCTGAGCGAAAAGCTACCAGGTAGCCCGATCGCAGTTAAGGCAGTAGCAAAAAATACAGCTGAAATGGCTACTGATGTCGGAGCCATTTATAAGACCACAGACGGCGGCAAAAACTGGAAAGCCCAGGTGGAATCAGCAGTCGGTGTGGTGCGTAACTTAGAACGTTCTGCTGATGGTAAATATATTGCGGTTTCTGCTAAGGGTAGTTTCTACTCGACTTGGGAACCGGGACAAGATGCTTGGGTTCCCCATAACCGCAATAATTCTCGGCGGTTAGAAAAACATGGGTTTGGTGACAATGGGCAATTGTGGTTGCTAGCTAGAGGAGGTCAAGTTCAGTTTAGTGACCCAACTAAACCTGAAGAATGGCAAGAGGCAAAATTTCCAGAGTTATCCACCAGTTGGGGTCTATTGGATTTGGCATATCGCACACCCAATGAAATTTGGGTAGGTGGCGGTAGCGGTAATTTGCTACGGAGTGGCGACGGTGGTAAAACCTGGGAAAAAGACCGTGCAGTAGAAGAAGTTGCTGCTAATTTGTATAAAATTGTGTTCTTAGAGCCAGAACGAGGATTTATAATTGGCGATCGCGGCGTATTGCTCAAATATTTACCAAACCCTGAAACAACTTCTTCAGAAGCAGCTTAG
- the psbF gene encoding cytochrome b559 subunit beta, which produces MTSGNNINQPVTYPIFTVRWLAVHTLGVPTVFFLGAIAAMQFIHR; this is translated from the coding sequence ATGACTAGCGGAAACAACATCAATCAACCAGTTACCTATCCAATTTTTACCGTTAGATGGCTGGCAGTACATACTTTAGGTGTACCAACTGTATTCTTTTTAGGCGCGATCGCCGCAATGCAATTTATTCACCGTTAG
- a CDS encoding fumarylacetoacetate hydrolase family protein yields the protein MAQRYVRIQNQEGQIYYGLLQLSLNVQVLDAPPWLHGQPTDLTLTPENYQILAPCAPSKIVAVGKNYADHAAEMGTSVPSEPLIFFKPPTSIIPSESQIKYPPQSQRVDYEGELALVIGDYAFECTPEVAQTKIWGYTIANDVTARDLQKRDAQWTRAKGFDTFCPLGPWIVRELNPGARLQTFLNDDVNPVQSACIDQMVFSPDVLVSYISQVMTLLPGDLVLTGTPQGVNPLHPGDRVRVEIEGIGRLENTVAFR from the coding sequence ATGGCGCAGCGCTATGTGCGAATTCAAAATCAAGAAGGACAGATTTACTATGGCTTACTACAGCTATCCCTTAATGTACAGGTGCTAGATGCTCCGCCCTGGTTACATGGACAACCCACTGATTTAACTTTGACACCAGAAAATTACCAAATTTTGGCTCCTTGCGCCCCCTCAAAAATTGTGGCGGTGGGTAAGAATTACGCAGATCATGCAGCCGAAATGGGAACTTCAGTACCTTCTGAGCCACTGATATTTTTTAAGCCACCCACGTCGATTATTCCATCTGAGAGTCAAATTAAGTATCCTCCCCAGTCACAAAGAGTTGACTACGAAGGAGAGCTAGCATTAGTGATTGGCGATTATGCCTTTGAATGTACACCAGAGGTAGCTCAAACCAAAATTTGGGGCTACACCATCGCCAATGACGTAACAGCGCGGGATTTACAAAAACGCGATGCTCAATGGACACGAGCTAAAGGTTTTGATACTTTCTGTCCCTTGGGGCCTTGGATTGTGCGGGAATTAAATCCAGGAGCGAGATTGCAGACTTTTTTAAATGACGACGTTAATCCAGTCCAATCTGCCTGTATCGATCAAATGGTGTTTTCCCCTGATGTTTTAGTTTCCTATATCAGTCAGGTGATGACATTATTACCAGGTGATTTGGTGCTGACAGGTACACCACAGGGTGTCAATCCATTGCATCCAGGCGATCGCGTCCGCGTCGAAATTGAAGGTATTGGTCGCCTGGAAAACACCGTAGCATTCCGTTAA
- a CDS encoding Npun_F5560 family protein, translated as MSQSDTPNIQVLSTEVSQLRQELQLRDQLVQQLSQELFRLVKGNTSFMPQQPEPERDLSQLHALQEQLQAVEQQVAFYQEQITTRDSEIYQLRQSVQELTDRTRMLEQVVQELPQIYRRKFEERMTPVREKVAMLQRENRQLQAELQSVSYRLALKTRNASHGGIDLPNFPRPTSEETNISTPQNA; from the coding sequence GTGAGCCAATCTGATACACCTAATATTCAAGTTCTCTCTACGGAAGTATCGCAACTGCGCCAAGAGTTGCAACTTCGCGATCAATTAGTGCAACAGCTATCTCAAGAACTCTTCCGGCTGGTAAAGGGTAATACTAGTTTTATGCCCCAGCAGCCGGAGCCTGAGCGCGATCTAAGCCAGTTACACGCTTTACAAGAACAACTCCAAGCTGTAGAGCAGCAGGTGGCGTTCTACCAAGAGCAAATTACAACTCGTGACTCCGAAATCTACCAATTGCGACAGTCAGTTCAAGAACTCACCGATCGCACTCGGATGTTGGAGCAAGTAGTACAAGAACTGCCTCAAATTTACCGCCGGAAGTTTGAGGAACGGATGACACCAGTGAGAGAAAAAGTAGCAATGCTACAACGAGAAAACCGCCAATTACAAGCAGAACTGCAAAGTGTGAGTTACCGTTTAGCACTCAAAACTCGCAATGCTAGTCACGGCGGGATTGATTTGCCAAATTTTCCCCGCCCAACATCCGAAGAAACTAATATTTCGACTCCCCAGAATGCCTAA
- the rpsF gene encoding 30S ribosomal protein S6: MTTNYETMYILRPDLGEEQVEQAITKYQNLLRDQGAEDMQIQNRGKRRLAYEIKKHRDGIYIQLNYTAPATAIAPFERAMRLSEEVIRYLTVKQEIGEEKPPKEEKERPTKVAATTTA, encoded by the coding sequence ATGACTACAAATTACGAAACAATGTACATCCTCCGTCCTGATCTGGGAGAGGAACAGGTAGAGCAAGCAATTACTAAATATCAGAATTTGCTTCGCGATCAAGGCGCTGAGGATATGCAAATTCAAAATCGTGGTAAGCGTCGTCTGGCTTATGAAATCAAAAAACACCGCGATGGCATTTACATCCAGTTAAACTATACTGCGCCTGCAACTGCGATCGCTCCTTTTGAACGTGCCATGCGCTTGAGTGAAGAAGTGATCCGTTATTTGACAGTTAAGCAAGAAATTGGAGAGGAAAAACCCCCTAAAGAGGAAAAGGAAAGGCCCACTAAAGTAGCTGCAACTACAACAGCGTAA
- a CDS encoding photosystem II reaction center protein J encodes MSGSGRIPLWVVATIAGLGIITVLGIFFYGAYAGLGSSI; translated from the coding sequence GTGTCTGGAAGTGGGAGAATTCCCCTGTGGGTCGTCGCTACGATCGCAGGTTTAGGTATAATTACAGTCCTGGGCATTTTCTTTTATGGTGCCTACGCCGGACTCGGTTCTTCGATTTAA
- a CDS encoding MlaD family protein — MRGLMTSRFASGRTFREGSVGLLLLLGIGVFGLLFLWLNRFTAAGSSYKVIVEFANAGGMQKGATVRYRGVKVGAISQVRPGPNAIDVEIEIAQTDLIMPRNVVVEANQSGLISESIIDITPKATLPTGVVTAKPLDKNCNASLIVCNGTRLKGQVGISVDELIRSSTELAGVYSDPKFYRNVNGVLEATTSAASSFTELSQDLRGLTKNLQQQLNTFSATANSVQRATTQFNASATQTVNKFGGTATQASRLLNNLDNLLTTNRSALVGALNNITETSNQLRVTVSSLSPSVNRLTQGELLNNLETLSENAAQASANLRDASKSLNDPKNVVVLQQTLDSARVTFENTQKITSDLDELTGDPTFRQNLRQLVNGLSGLVSSTQEVQQQVQVATTLDSVKTAVSKPNNLIPTPAPTQQAMSNDKSLPVYPTNPSPFNFDSTDTILEPTPSPSISSSSQENLLKQLREYGKQREQGKQGKQGEQGKKNY; from the coding sequence ATGCGAGGTCTTATGACAAGCCGCTTCGCGTCTGGGCGAACATTTAGAGAAGGCTCTGTGGGGTTATTACTCCTGCTAGGAATAGGGGTATTTGGATTACTGTTTCTGTGGTTAAACAGATTCACTGCTGCTGGCAGTTCATATAAAGTTATTGTGGAATTTGCTAACGCTGGCGGAATGCAAAAAGGAGCAACAGTTCGTTATCGTGGCGTTAAGGTAGGAGCTATTTCTCAGGTTCGACCAGGGCCAAATGCCATTGATGTAGAGATTGAAATAGCCCAAACTGACCTAATTATGCCCCGTAATGTAGTGGTAGAAGCTAATCAAAGCGGATTAATTAGTGAAAGTATTATCGACATCACACCAAAAGCAACCTTACCTACTGGGGTTGTGACTGCTAAACCTTTAGACAAAAATTGCAACGCTAGTCTGATAGTCTGTAATGGCACTCGGTTAAAAGGTCAGGTTGGGATTAGTGTTGATGAACTGATTCGCAGTTCAACTGAGCTAGCTGGTGTATACAGTGACCCAAAATTTTATAGAAATGTCAATGGGGTTCTAGAAGCAACTACAAGCGCAGCATCTAGTTTTACAGAACTAAGTCAGGATCTGCGAGGTTTGACCAAAAACTTACAGCAACAACTTAATACCTTTTCTGCCACCGCTAATTCAGTGCAACGCGCGACAACCCAATTTAATGCATCCGCGACTCAAACAGTAAATAAATTTGGTGGAACTGCAACTCAAGCAAGTCGCTTGCTGAACAACCTGGATAATCTGTTAACAACTAATCGTTCTGCGCTGGTTGGTGCTTTGAACAATATTACCGAAACCAGCAACCAACTGCGTGTTACAGTCAGTAGCTTATCACCATCTGTCAATCGATTGACTCAAGGAGAATTACTCAACAATTTAGAAACTCTTTCAGAAAATGCAGCGCAAGCCTCAGCTAATTTACGCGATGCTTCTAAAAGCTTAAATGATCCAAAAAATGTGGTAGTGCTGCAACAAACTTTAGATTCAGCACGAGTAACCTTTGAAAATACTCAAAAAATTACATCTGATTTGGATGAATTGACAGGTGATCCTACTTTCCGCCAAAATTTGCGGCAATTGGTGAATGGTCTAAGTGGTTTAGTATCTTCTACGCAAGAGGTGCAGCAGCAAGTGCAGGTTGCTACTACTCTAGATTCAGTAAAAACTGCTGTGAGCAAACCAAATAATTTAATTCCTACCCCAGCGCCAACTCAACAGGCGATGTCTAATGACAAGTCTCTACCTGTCTACCCAACTAATCCTTCACCTTTTAATTTTGATAGTACCGACACCATACTTGAACCAACCCCCAGTCCGTCTATCTCTAGCTCATCCCAAGAAAACCTCTTAAAGCAGCTGCGGGAATATGGCAAGCAACGGGAGCAAGGGAAGCAGGGGAAGCAGGGGGAGCAGGGGAAGAAGAACTATTGA
- the psbE gene encoding cytochrome b559 subunit alpha has product MSGTTGERPFSDIITSVRYWVIHSITIPALFIAGWLFVSTGLAYDAFGTPRPNEYFTPARQEVPIVKNRFEAKKQVEEFIGK; this is encoded by the coding sequence ATGTCAGGTACCACTGGAGAACGTCCGTTTTCGGACATCATTACCAGCGTTCGTTACTGGGTAATTCACAGCATCACCATCCCGGCATTGTTTATTGCTGGTTGGCTATTTGTCAGCACTGGATTGGCTTATGATGCTTTTGGCACACCCCGCCCCAACGAGTATTTCACACCAGCGCGGCAGGAAGTGCCCATTGTGAAGAACCGTTTTGAAGCTAAAAAACAAGTTGAAGAATTTATTGGAAAGTAG
- the ndhC gene encoding photosynthetic/respiratory NAD(P)H-quinone oxidoreductase subunit C has product MFVLSGYEYLLGFFIVCSLVPALALSASKLLRPSGYSPERHTTYESGMEPIGGAWIQFNIRYYMFALVFVVFDVETVFLYPWAVAFHRLGLLAFIEALIFIAILVVALVYAWRKGALEWS; this is encoded by the coding sequence GTGTTTGTCCTCAGCGGTTACGAGTACCTTCTAGGCTTCTTCATAGTCTGTAGCCTAGTTCCTGCCTTAGCGCTCTCAGCTTCCAAGCTCCTACGACCCAGTGGTTACAGCCCAGAACGGCACACCACTTATGAATCTGGCATGGAACCCATCGGGGGAGCCTGGATTCAGTTCAATATCCGCTACTACATGTTTGCTCTGGTCTTCGTCGTCTTTGATGTGGAGACTGTATTCTTGTATCCTTGGGCGGTAGCTTTCCACCGTTTGGGGCTATTGGCATTTATTGAAGCGCTAATCTTTATTGCAATTCTTGTAGTCGCTTTAGTTTACGCGTGGCGTAAAGGAGCTTTGGAATGGTCTTGA
- a CDS encoding photosystem I reaction center subunit VIII, with the protein MAASFLPSILVPIIGWVVPAVTFAFFFLYIERDDIG; encoded by the coding sequence ATGGCAGCTTCCTTTTTGCCTTCTATCTTAGTTCCCATCATTGGTTGGGTTGTACCAGCTGTGACCTTTGCGTTTTTCTTTTTATACATTGAAAGAGACGACATTGGTTGA
- the ndhK gene encoding photosynthetic/respiratory NAD(P)H-quinone oxidoreductase subunit K, whose protein sequence is MVLNSNLTTQGKERIINPIERTTITQDLSENVILTTVDDLYDWARLSSLWPLLFGTACCFIEFAALIGSRFDFDRFGLIPRSSPRQADLIITAGTITMKMAPQLVRLYEQMPEPKYVIAMGACTITGGMFSVDSPTAVRGVDKLIPVDVYLPGCPPRPEAIIDAIIKLRKKISNESMQERDKIKQTHRYYSTTHNLKPVDEILTGKYLQSETRYAPPKELTEAIGMPIPPALLTAKAQKEEQTRG, encoded by the coding sequence ATGGTCTTGAATTCTAATTTAACAACCCAGGGCAAAGAACGAATCATCAACCCCATTGAGCGGACTACAATCACTCAAGACCTTTCAGAAAACGTCATTCTGACGACGGTTGATGACCTCTACGACTGGGCGCGGCTTTCTAGTTTGTGGCCGTTGCTATTTGGTACTGCTTGCTGCTTTATTGAGTTTGCAGCTTTAATTGGCTCCCGATTTGACTTTGACCGTTTTGGGCTAATTCCCCGTTCTAGCCCCCGCCAAGCCGATTTAATTATTACGGCAGGGACTATTACGATGAAGATGGCTCCTCAACTGGTGCGTCTTTATGAACAAATGCCAGAGCCGAAGTATGTAATTGCGATGGGAGCTTGTACAATTACTGGTGGGATGTTCAGTGTTGATTCCCCCACGGCAGTGCGCGGAGTCGATAAACTGATTCCTGTGGATGTGTATTTGCCTGGTTGTCCTCCCCGTCCAGAAGCAATTATCGACGCAATTATTAAGCTGCGGAAGAAAATTTCCAATGAATCGATGCAAGAGCGGGATAAAATTAAGCAAACCCACCGCTACTACAGCACGACTCATAACCTGAAGCCAGTAGATGAAATCTTAACTGGTAAGTATTTGCAGTCAGAAACTCGCTATGCACCACCGAAGGAATTGACAGAAGCGATTGGTATGCCAATACCACCTGCACTGCTTACAGCAAAGGCTCAAAAGGAGGAACAAACCCGTGGCTGA
- a CDS encoding ABC transporter ATP-binding protein, whose product MTEPLIELKGVSKSFGSHKVLDNVDLTIYRGEALGIIGPSGTGKSTILRIMAGLLTPDAGEIYLQGVRRNGLIEDGSQQVGIGMVFQQAALFDSLTVEENVGFLLYQNSKLPRSRIQNLVKEKLEMVGLPAISNLYPAELSGGMRKRVSFARAIMSNPDSPSEGPEVLLYDEPTAGLDPIASTVIEDLIRHLQCLNGVCSTYAVVTHQDSTIRRTADRLIFLYEGKVQWQGTVSEIYNTEHPLIRQFISGSVQGPIQVVG is encoded by the coding sequence ATGACTGAACCATTGATTGAACTGAAAGGTGTTTCTAAGTCCTTTGGTAGCCATAAAGTTCTAGATAATGTAGACTTGACCATTTACCGGGGAGAAGCACTGGGGATTATTGGCCCATCAGGGACTGGGAAATCAACGATTTTGCGGATAATGGCGGGGTTACTTACTCCCGACGCAGGAGAAATTTATCTGCAAGGAGTGCGGCGAAACGGTTTAATTGAGGATGGTAGCCAGCAGGTTGGCATTGGCATGGTGTTTCAGCAGGCGGCGCTATTTGATTCCCTGACGGTGGAGGAAAATGTGGGATTTCTACTTTATCAAAATTCCAAGCTGCCGCGATCGCGCATTCAAAATTTGGTAAAAGAGAAATTGGAGATGGTAGGTTTGCCAGCAATCAGCAACCTCTACCCAGCCGAACTTTCCGGGGGAATGCGAAAACGGGTAAGTTTTGCCCGTGCAATTATGTCTAACCCCGATAGTCCCTCAGAAGGGCCAGAAGTTCTACTATACGACGAACCAACAGCCGGACTTGATCCTATTGCCTCAACAGTAATCGAAGATTTAATCCGCCATTTGCAATGTTTAAATGGAGTTTGTAGTACTTATGCTGTTGTTACCCACCAAGACAGCACTATCCGCCGTACAGCTGATAGACTTATATTTCTCTATGAAGGTAAAGTGCAGTGGCAAGGTACAGTTAGTGAGATATACAACACAGAACATCCCTTGATCAGACAATTTATCAGTGGAAGTGTGCAAGGCCCGATTCAAGTCGTCGGTTAG
- a CDS encoding NAD(P)H-quinone oxidoreductase subunit J has product MAEEESKPVPAAKEEALVQAGKISQWLTENGFDHEFLAPDKNGVEIIKVGADFLLPTATALYAYGFNYLQCQGGIDLGPGQELVSMYHLIKVGDNSDRPEEVRVKVFLPRENPVVPSVYWIWKTADWQERESYDMFGIIYEGHPNLKRLLMPEDWIGWPLRKDYISPDFYELQDAY; this is encoded by the coding sequence GTGGCTGAAGAAGAATCTAAACCAGTACCAGCAGCCAAAGAAGAGGCATTGGTACAAGCGGGTAAAATTTCCCAGTGGTTAACGGAAAATGGCTTTGACCATGAGTTTTTAGCACCGGATAAGAATGGTGTAGAGATAATTAAGGTGGGGGCAGATTTCTTGCTTCCTACCGCTACAGCCCTTTATGCCTACGGGTTTAATTATCTCCAGTGTCAAGGTGGTATTGACCTTGGCCCAGGACAAGAATTGGTGAGTATGTATCACTTGATTAAAGTCGGTGATAATAGCGATCGCCCCGAAGAAGTTCGAGTTAAAGTGTTCTTACCACGGGAAAACCCCGTAGTGCCTTCTGTGTACTGGATTTGGAAGACCGCAGATTGGCAAGAGCGCGAGTCTTACGATATGTTCGGCATTATCTACGAAGGACACCCAAATCTCAAACGGCTTTTGATGCCGGAAGATTGGATAGGTTGGCCTTTGCGGAAGGATTACATCTCGCCTGATTTCTACGAGTTGCAAGACGCTTATTAG
- a CDS encoding DUF3288 family protein, whose product MTEATAGKDQQHPLYNRDRPLIDILLSQEATDYNLAELARLRMRYQGFPGARDIQKDLEKVLQQWGLTEAELFEKTRKIHDLGGIYKSRGKKDEQDWN is encoded by the coding sequence ATGACTGAAGCAACGGCTGGTAAAGATCAACAACATCCACTTTATAACCGCGATCGCCCCCTTATTGATATTTTACTCTCTCAAGAGGCGACAGACTATAATTTAGCAGAATTGGCTAGACTGCGAATGCGTTATCAAGGGTTTCCAGGGGCGAGAGATATCCAAAAAGACCTAGAGAAAGTCTTGCAACAGTGGGGTTTGACCGAAGCCGAGCTTTTTGAGAAAACTCGTAAAATTCATGATTTGGGGGGAATTTACAAAAGTCGCGGCAAGAAAGATGAACAAGATTGGAATTAG